The DNA window ATGactagaaggaagggagagatgtGTGAGACGCAAATCTGGAAATAGATACAGGGATCAAAGCATTGAAAGCTGCATCAACTTATTTATTActtataaagaaagaacacacagctgGGTGGTATAGAGGTGGGGAGGACCTGGGAGAATTTGGGGTAGGGAGAACAAAtatgaaaaaattcaaataaaatatagtgTATGCAAAAACACAgttgaaataaaagcaatcaggGCAGTATACAGcagaaataaattattaaataaatattaacttaAACAAGTGCTGGTCCATTCCAGCACTTCTGTCCCCATCTCTCCACTCTTTCAAACCTCCTTGTCCTAAGAGATTATTTcaactatctttttaaaaaatacttctcggagctagagggatggctcagcaggtgtcAGCATtagttgcttttccagaggagctGTGCtgaaatcccagcaatcacatggcagctcacaactgtctgtagtcCAGCTCCAAGTGatttgacaccctcacacagacatatatgctggcaaaacaataaaataaaaataaaaataaaaaatctttaaaaataattttcattgctaTGACCAATATGCTTacatcataaaatttcaaagtgcAGAATATGAGCATGTTATGAACTTTctaaaccccccccaaaaaagaataaCCATCTCAAGTGTCTCCTGGTCTAACTATAATGACGAAGGTATGGTCAATCTCACCAAGCTTTTCTCCCTGATACCAAAGGTAATGACTGTTTCCCAGTCTATTCACTAAAAGTCTATGAGATACACTTAAACACCTTGTTGTAAATCACCTTCCATTACCAGAAGCAGACGAGATTACAGGGTATGGCTCAGATGTGCCAAGATCCTGTGCTCTCTTTTGCTACAAATGAACCAAACCCTTCCAAACCAACTTAACTCTTTATATTGACAACAAGGAAGAACTGATGAGGCTTTAACCTAAAATAAGAAGGGAGCTCAAGAAAAAGccccaaacaaagcaaaccagTGCCCTGTACAGGGAGATACCAAGCCAAAGAGTTTCGTTTAAGAGAAATCACAAGAAAAGCTGGATTTACATAtggctttttattcatttttattcgtTGAAAATTCCATACATGGATATAAGGTGCTTGTATCAAAACCATTCTCCGTGTCCTTCTCATTCATCTCCTAGTCCTACATATCTATTTCCACCTAAACTCATGTGCTTTCTTTTACATCTCACTAAATCCCTCAGCGCTGCCTATATGTAGCTCTAAGTGCACATGTACAGCATGGGTAGCCTCTCAGGGACCACATATCTGACGAAAGCTGACTCTCCTCCCAGCAGTCATCCCAACAGATCTCCAACTAGGGATGGGACTTCCTGATCCCTACCCTACTTATGCTGGGCCTTTGACTGAGCTTAAtactcttcaatatttttctcctAAATAAGATTTCTAAACACAGAACTATAAAATTTTGAgcagaaaaatgtttttatgtaCACAAGCATAATCTGTGGATATTGCAGCCACAGATAATTAACCAAGAGCATGAAAATGAGAGACAGAGCTAGGAACTCTCTTCAGGAATGAGAAGAAACTACCAGAGGGCTCCAGATCCTCCAGAGACATGGTGTGTACAAGGTTAGGATTTGGTTTGCTCTCTTAGATAACCCACCAATTCCAGCATTATCTCCCTActcacctctccctcccaccacaATGAAAAGGATcaccagtttgggaaatgaatTTCCTCGGTTTAAATATTTACCAAGGCCAGGTTCCTTCCAAGACAAATGAATGTCTGGCAAGGTAAAGAGAAGATTAATTATCAAAACATTTAGAGATTCAATTTGGTATTTTGTCACATTTCAATAATGAACACAGGAAAGCAAGTAAAGGTCCATAAACTTTCATGTATCTTTTAGGCAAAGTTTCATTAACATTATCAATCCATTGAGGATAAGATTCACAGTCTATCACCGTTATGGACATCTGTGAAATTTGACACTTTCTCTTCTCAGTCTTGACTGCAGAAGTTGTTTAATATTCATGCCATTTTCTCCTGTACGATAAGGAGATATTAACTGATGGAAGATTATCCCTGTAACTCAGAGAAAATGCTGTACACAGTCTTAGGACCATGCACTGACTGTTCCTTCTATGTCACAAGACTTTAGTGTTCTTTCATATAGCAAGTATTTTCTTAGTGCTTTTCATGTGCCAAGAAGCTGCCAAGGGATACAGGTAGTATCAGAGGAAAAGGTCCCTGAGTTTGGGATGTGCTGATGGGATGTGGAAAGGAACATTCACTAAGTTCACTATCACAAGTAGTTTTTGCAAGAAAGCATGGAATGATATTTAAAACTGcccaaaatatatttgaaaatcaaACAGTAGAGAAAAATAGTTAAGCAGTGTCTCAAGCTAGACCACAGTGAAGCTAGTACTGTGGTCCTTCCTTATCCCACCCATTTCCCCCTACCCAATGACCTCTCCCACCCCAACTGGCTCCACAGCCCCTACTACTCCATCCCAATGTACATCTTCAGGGGGTGATCCTGCCAGGAAGGAAAGCAGGCCAGGGCTTCAGCCACTGCCTTCTGGATAGGCCAGCCCCAGGCTTCAAAGAAAGGAACCAGGTTCGTCTGCACTTTCTCAGAGAACAACTTCAGCCATAAGTTCATCTTGCTCTCATTGTCTTTGGGGATGTGAACAATGGTTTGGTATTCAGCAAAGAGGTTGATGAACGGCTCCCACCCAAAGAcctcctggagctggaaagagaaagaaagggaagagcgTGGTATTGAATTTGCCAAAGTGACTGCTGCCTGTGTTCATCGTCATAGGTATTTCTATCTGTGACTACTTCCTATCATCAGTTTCATTGTTTGCCCTATCTAATTTCCTGTCTCCATACAAATGCTACCTCACTGGATCACAATAGCACCTGGCTATCAAACAGTATACCTCAATCTAATAAAGGTTTTTTCAGGAAGTCTAATgtataaaaaaaagagttaatacATTATGGTTTCTGTtattaactttatttaaaaaaatgtgttaccCAGATCAAAAGCACTTTCTCCAACCTAACTGAGAGGATGTACTCATTGATTGAGATCCTATCTCATTCACTCTTTAAAATCAGTGAAGGGAATAAATTAGAGTGTAGCCAGTGGTTGCTGATAACCTGTATTCTCAGTTCTAGATCTATCATTTCAGAGGGATTTTGCTTTTGGGCATGGTGGTTAAATTCTTTATGTCTTATTAGACCTCTGTGACAAGGGAACTATATAAGCCCTCTGCATAAGGTTGCAGTAGACGACTTCTCAGATACTTTCCATTTTCATGTATGTTCCAAAAGTCATGAGTCAGGAAGTGGGATAGATGTCACTTTGATCATACAAGTATATAATCTGAGAAGTACCACCAGTGATCCACACCTGGCAGTGATGGTAATGTTGGCCATACATTTATGAGTGTCATGTAGGAGTCGGAGAACTCTAGGGAGGCAGGCTACCACATGACTGGGGAGTCAGCCATCACCATCTCCCTGAATTTGGGCTTGTTACCTGCAGATATGTCTCTAGTGCAGTCCAGAACTTCCAGTTACATAGGGATGCTCCCTTCTGAAGGTGTTCTttgattctcttctctctttcttcaggtttcaGTTGAGGGTGGGCCTGAGCTCTGGAAATCCCCAGGACTGTCTCATGAACGTAGACTGACCAGAGATTGCAGGTGGCCTCGGTGGTATGTGGATAGAACTCCCAACCACTGCATTGCTGATTGTGGCCCAGCTCATGGATGGGTCCCCATAGGCCCTTACTTCTTATGTCTGCCAAACTGACTAGTTCTTGCACAGATTCCACATGGCACATGTTGGGGTATCCTGAATGCATCCAGCCTAGGGATGCAAAGAAATAGATGGATCATGAGAGCAGGGTCTGCTTcaactttctccttctgtctcctccaTTGCTTATCTCCTATAATGCTGGGTAGGTATATCCAGTGATTAAAGAATATCTGAGCTGGTTGGAAATTGGACCTTGTCCTCACTCTGACCCTAAAAGGTGAGAAAATCCACTACATAACTCCCCTTCCTGGAATTTGATACGTTGTTTTCAAGAGCTTTCTTTGCCTGTTCAATACCTTATGTGTGGACTGAGAAGGTAGGGTAATCTCATTTTCCCCCAAATTGGCATTGCTAACCAGATTTGCCTGATGTACATAGAGATAGTTTTGTTGATAAGAATTTATCTTCCTTATATGAAAATCGGCACTCTGAATGGTTTCTTTCCAATTATGTATCTTCGTGGCAAAGGACTTGGTATCAGTACCTACCACAGACATCTTTAGTCACCCTCCCCTTTCATTTTACAATTCTGATGTGTATCTGAAGAGAGTAGTCCTTTGAATATTCTTTTTGAAGAGATCTTCACAGACACTGGTGACCTCCCCGCACTGAATTTCTGGGCATGATTACGGTCTGAGGTAACTGTACCATGGCAGATGTCTGATTTGTCTTTTATTTGTAAATGTCTTTCATTTCCATCATGAACCATGATTTTATCCTTCCTGCTTGTACATTAATAACATAAATATGATTTACAACTCTTAGAAAGTACAAGAATGATAAAGTAATCACAAAGCGAGCCTCATTTACTAGGAGCACTCCTCTGGAACACTCACCATTTGATATCTGAACATCAGTGACAATTCTCTCAGGCCTTTCAAAAGGGAAGGGCTGGGCTGCCAGCTTGGACACAGCCTTCATAATCTCATCCGAGTTGGAGCAGAGGAGCTGGATCTTCCAGATTCTTCAGGCTTTCGGTTGGCACTGTCAGGATGACACTGTCTGTGGCCAACTCTCCGCAGGGTCCCAGGTTCTTCTGCATGCAGCTCTTCCACTCCGCCAGTGATGTCTTACGTAGAAATAAATAGCATAGAACCTGCCACCCATTTCTGTTTGAacaatacgtgtgtgtgtgtgtgtgtgtgtgtgtgtgtgtgtgtgtgagagagagagagagagagagagagagagagagagagagagagagagagacatgcaggTCCATAGGTCCTAAAGGGGTGAAGGACAAGTCGTTAGACCCCTCTATTGTACCCAAAATCTCTACTGACACAGGGTGATCTACACCTGCCAGCAGACTCATGTTGATTAGTTGTGTCTTTGTTCTCTTTACTGATCCTTGCTACTAACAACCCCACAGTCACCGAGACACCCACAGCTCAATCTTTCCTCAATGCCCAGTGTACTCACCTAGCTTGTAGTATGGGGCAGGCACTGCCTTTGTGATGGTGACAGATACAGGGCCAAGTTGACAGCCTTTGGGCACAATGATGTACAGGAGACCACCCCAGAGGCAGGAGACTGACCGTTGGGTTCTGTCCATACAGCACTGATACGTTACCACAGGGGCTCGGAACAGCTGTCTGGCATGACTGAGATTATCAGTGTGACATCCGATCTGCACCTGGACAGACAATTGCACCCATGAAGGGAAGGAAATCATTCAGGAAGCATGCAGGATTTTGTTAGGGGCTTGCAGAGGGTGGTGATTATATATGAAAGCCCAAATTCTCTTTTCTGTGAAGGATGCATACAATGTACTAAACTGGAGCACTCCAAAGTCTTCTGAAATTCACAGGATGGTAAAAATTTGGGGGGATATAAAACAGTCCAACAATGGATTTCCATTTGGTATGTGTGAGTGGCTTGGTCACCAGGTCACTGATGAGGGACTTGCCCAGTCTCATTACCAGGCAGAATCTTGCACTCTTACATGAGATTTAAACTGTGGGTGGCTCTGATGATTTAAGTGAGGCATGGCATCCCACTCTACCCTCTGTGAACAGATATAGGTCCATCCAGATATTCCAGCGTTAGGCTAGGAAGCAGAGAACTcgttctctcctctctgcccagCTCAACCCTACTTACTTTCTCTAGAGTCATGGATTTCCTTTTTGCCTTTGATTGAAGTAATAAATCAGAGAATGCCCCTAATAAGCTAGtgatgttggcacatgcctttaatcccagcacaacacctagggctacacagagaaaccgtgtctcaatAAAGAAATCCTAATTGTAGTAGAAAATGATGCTCAGAACTGAGAAGGCGAAGACataaacttcaagtctctgctacCAGGAAAACGGGTGAATGCTGTAATATAAGGTCACTGCTCTTCCTTATCCATCTACGTAGTTAAGATTGTCACACACGGAACGAGATTGGGTCACTAGTAGCTTGAACTTTCTGCTGTTCCATCTACAAGAGGGGCAGAATAACCTTCCCCTGAGCTCCTGCTGAACAAACTCAGTAGGAGAGATAGGAACATCTGTGTGGTTTGGGGAAGAGTCTTGGCTGTGCTTGGGAAGGTGCTAGTTCTGGATATCTTGCCTTACCTTCAGGCCAGCCGAGGCagcaggttcagagagagagagagatctctgtGCTTTGTCCTTCCAGGAGATAGAGCCCAGTACTCATCCAGACATCACTGTCACCTGACAGACAAGTCACAGAGGAGATGGAGTGCTTTGTTCGTACATGACCTGACCCTACTTGCAGCCTTCTACACATTCAACTTTCTTTCCGTGAACTCCAAGTCATTCATCCACACTTCCTGGACCCATTCACTGGCTTCACTAAGTGCAAGTGCAATCCTGATTCCCACTGTCTTCGAAAGACCTAATAAAGTGTGGAGCTAGCCTTCCTGAGGATTAGAACCTGCAAGGAAGTTAGCCAAATCCACCTTCTCCCAGGCCAAGAATACTCTGGCCATTCTCTGCCCACTTCATACCTGTGTTGGTTCCATTGATCTCCACAGTAATGGGATGTTCTGAGGAGCAGAGATCAGAAGAGCAGGTCTGAGTGCCATGGTTATGAGCTATCTGGGAGCAATCAGTCCCAGAATGTGCCAGCTCTGTGGCTAGACAGAGCAGTGCAGCCTCACAGGACTGGCTGGACCCTGGGTTATTCTTGCTCACAGCAGGGAGGCCTGCCTGACGTAGCATCTTCCTCAGGATCCGGTGCACAGATATATAAGCAGGAACTCCCTGTGCAGGAATCTGAAGAAAGCCTGCTCCATCTACTCCCAATTTTCCAAAATACTTCTTTTCCAA is part of the Rattus norvegicus strain BN/NHsdMcwi chromosome 4, GRCr8, whole genome shotgun sequence genome and encodes:
- the LOC134486765 gene encoding LOW QUALITY PROTEIN: TRPM8 channel-associated factor 2-like (The sequence of the model RefSeq protein was modified relative to this genomic sequence to represent the inferred CDS: inserted 2 bases in 1 codon; deleted 1 base in 1 codon); the protein is MATTPDAAFEALMNGVTSWDLPKEFTPNELLLIGEAAFPVMVNDKGQVLIAASFYGQSRLVVLSHEGYLLHAGLAPFLLNAVSWLCPSPGAPIAVHSSLASLVNILGDSGVKTVVQPEPGEALGVFCIDAYNDTLTEKLVQFVKHGGGLLIGGQACNWASQQGSDKVLFSFPGNQVTSVAGVYFTDVYGDINRFKVSKKVPKIPLHIRCWEELRRDQEQLLDGISMLDIRTGGVPSQLLVHGSLAFPVGLDNSFLSCFLAAARYGCGRVVLAAHEAMLCDPKMEPFLLNAIRWLSRDQGKTIGVNKSLKNLNSLVLKHGVKCSLESHLTSDMGVYCCVAYSDQDAKKIQEFVAEGGGLLIGGQSWWWASQNQGSSALRSFPGNVVLNPFGLSILPQTISPDCFPVLPIDIRDYHFRRALSELQAMVNHKGGNLEKKYFGKLGVDGAGFLQIPAQGVPAYISVHRILRKMLRQAGLPAVSKNNPGSSQSCEAALLCLATELAHSGTDCSQIAHNHGTQTCSSDLCSSEHPITVEINGTNTGDSDVWMSTGLYLLEGQSTEISSLSEPAASAGLKVQIGCHTDNLSHARQLFRAPVVTYQCCMDRTQRSVSCLWGGLLYIIVPKGCQLGPVSVTITKAVPAPYYKLGKTSLAEWKSCMQKNLGPCGELATDSVILTVPTESLKNLEDPAPLLQLXDEIMKAVSKLAAQPFPFERPERIVTDVQISNGWMHSGYPNMCHVESVQELVSLADIRSKGLWGPIHELGHNQQCSGWEFYPHTTEATCNLWSVYVHETVLGISRAQAHPQLKPEEREKRIKEHLQKGASLCNWKFWTALETYLQLQEVFGWEPFINLFAEYQTIVHIPKDNESKMNLWLKLFSEKVQTNLVPFFEAWGWPIQKAVAEALACFPSWQDHPLKMYIGME